Proteins encoded within one genomic window of Psilocybe cubensis strain MGC-MH-2018 chromosome 2, whole genome shotgun sequence:
- a CDS encoding MFS-type transporter (MFS-type transporter EF102) has product MTMPSSGSTELEKSGSKHSEEVSARVVALAGVERKSTGSLSQELTADQVVESLESDAFPGTYRLYRRRFVGLVALVFLNLIAAMSWPWFGPISNSVASDFNITLDEVNWLGNIVAVVYLPTALLIPVIISRYGIRRCCEIGAVALILSAWIRYSGTARSLSPRSSYSLLILGQFFVSIAQPVYQVIGPKYSETWFNLQGRTTATMIVAISNPVGGALGQLISPLIGDSRRSILILGIMSTAVAPLVFLIHKAPPSPPTYAAAQKPMSLLSLIRAMLGLRVEAAAYMTRRERIDFAIIIANFAVLVAASNGFAILSAQILEPVGYSDDESGLMGACLLLAGMVAAIISAPLFDRVFVHHLAITAKFMIPFAAIGWFSLIWAVRPDNGGALFAIMGIIGICSVPMLAVGMELACEITRNAEASSAILWFAGNLFAVVFILVAGALRAGPEASPPLNMRRYLVFMGVIILTACSSIFFLHGAQKRKALDQEKAAEVQAHQELIQRTDL; this is encoded by the exons ATGACCATGCCTTCCTCTGGGTCAACAGAATTGGAGAAATCCGGCTCTAAACACTCTGAAGAGGTGTCTGCCCGTGTGGTGGCCCTCGCAGGTGTTGAGCGAAAATCTACAGGCTCCCTCTCACAGGAACTGACTGCAGACCAGGTGGTTGAATCACTAGAGTCGGACGCCTTTCCTGGAACGTATCGACTTTACAGGCGTCGCTTTGTTGGCCTCGTTGCTCTG GTCTTTCTTAATCTGATAGCTGCCATGTCTTGGCCGTGGTTTGGGCCAATTTCGAACTCTG TCGCGTCTGATTTTAACATTACTCTGGACGAGGTCAACTGGCTGGGAAATATTGTAGCTGTAGTTTATCTCCCTACTGCCCTGCTGATACCTGTTATCATCTCCCGATACGGTATCCGTCGATGT TGTGAGATAGGCGCTGTGGCTCTCATACTCTCAGCATGGATTAGATATTCTGGAACTGCCCGCTCTCTCTCACCCAGGAGTTCCTACTCTCTTCTGATACTAGGACAA TTCTTTGTTTCCATAGCTCAACCGGTATATCAGGTAATAGGTCCTAAGTACTCGGAGACATGGTTTAATCTGCAAGGAAGGACTACCGCCACCATGATTGTTGCAATAT CAAATCCTGTTGGGGGCGCTCTGGGCCAGCTGATCAGCCCACTCATAGGTGATAGCCGGAGATCT ATTCTTATCCTTGGAATAATGTCGACTGCCGTGGCTCCTCTAGTTTTCCTTATCCATAAGGCGCCTCCTTCTCCACCGA CATACGCTGCCGCACAAAAGCCTATGTCGCTACTTTCCCTTATCCGAGCAATGCTTGGCTTACGAGTAGAGGCAGCAGCATACATGACAAGGCGCGAGCGCATTGATTTCGCGATTATTATCGCCAACTTTGCAGTCCTAGTAGCCGC TTCCAATGGATTTGCAATCCTTTCGGCACAAATTCTT GAACCTGTGGGGTACTCGGACGATGAGAGTGGATTGATGGGCGCTTGTCTGCTGCTGGCCGGCATGGTTGCCGCTATTATATCTGCACCACTCTTTGACCGGGTCTTCGTTCACCATCTTGCCATTACCGCCAAATTTATGATACCTTTTGCGGCCATTGGGTGGTTCTCCCTTATCTGGGCAG TACGACCCGATAACGGTGGTGCATTGTTTGCAATCATGGGAATCATCGGAATCTGCTCTGTACCAATGCTTGCAGTGGGCATGGAACTTGCATGCGAAATCACTCGTAACGCCGAGGCAAGCTCTGCGATTTTATGGTTTGC GGGCAATTTATTTGCTGTTGTCTTCATCCTAG TTGCCGGAGCACTTCGTGCAGGTCCAGAAGCTTCTCCGCCATTAAATATGAGGCGATATCTCGTTTTCATGGGCGTCATCATCCTTACAGCCTGTTCATCTATCTTTTTCCTTCACGGTGCTCAAAAACGAAAAGCCCTGGACCAAGAAAAGGCCGCTGAGGTGCAGGCCCACCAAGAACTAATCCAGCGAA
- a CDS encoding WW domain-binding protein 4, with product MSEYWVSKKKYLCKYCDIYIADDAPSRQHHENGLRHKGNVERFIRGIYKAGEKQKKDLEEEKREMRRVEQAAAAAFAEDVGAGRAKAPPAPVASTSTAPKKPSTKPSNPYANYSTAESLGYKDPDAERLAAEAEIRRSQGIAGEWQILAPTEPRVGTKVEGDGADGTNGTAPGDAGVKREAEAPPDDEDTRAFKLRKKTLTRGLGEIYDPGVIPIKIKKKEETATISPEPQPNTSIPPEPETLKWKPTQWKRTGGNSQQTEDSGSQRTPDIKQEGDTSLTTIESNTSKWAKPQWSQPLPDFKQEEMKTIFGNQEVVEGANDRDKPLDPVVKTESDIIKEEPQTTGLSEAAPASTALFKKRKAPSGAGRGRREI from the exons ATGAGCGAATACTGGGtttcaaaaaagaaatatctCTGCAAATACTGCGACATATATATTGCCGATGATGCACCTTCTCGACAGCACCATGAAAATGGCTTGCGACATAAGGGCAACGTCGAAAGATTCATTCGGGGAATTTACAAGGCGGGtgagaagcagaaaaaggatctagaggaagagaagagagagatgAGGCGCGTCGAGCAG GCAGCTGCCGCAGCATTTGCTGAAGACGTAGGTGCTGGTCGTGCAAAGGCACCGCCTGCACCCGTCGCGTCGACATCAACAGCCCCCAAGAAGCCTTCCACAAAACCATCTAATCCCTACGCCAACTATAGTACGGCAGAATCTCTGGGATATAAGGACCCAGATGCGGAACGATTAGCTGCCGAGGCTGAGATTCGGCGATCCCAGGGCATCGCTGGAGAATGGCAGATTTTGGCACCAACTGAACCTCGTGTGGGTACCAAGGTCGAGGGAGATGGAGCAGATGGCACCAATGGAACTGCTCCTGGTGATGCTGGGGTGAAGAGAGAGGCGGAAGCCCCTCCAGATGACGAAGACACTCGTGCATTCAAACTTCGAAAGAAAACGCTAACGAGAGGGCTAGGGGAGATATATGATCCAGGAGTAATACCAATAAAAATtaagaagaaggaagaaacaGCAACCATATCACCAGAGCCACAGCCAAATACCTCTATTCCGCCAGAGCCAGAGACACTGAAATGGAAGCCAACACAGTGGAAGCGTACAGGCGGCAACTCTCAACAAACCGAAGATAGTGGAAGTCAACGAACACCTGATATTAAACAGGAAGGAGATACTTCTCTTACGACAATAGAATCCAATACTTCAAAATGGGCCAAACCACAATGGAGCCAGCCTCTACCGGATTTTAAGCAAGAAGAGATGAAAACCATCTTCGGAAATCAGGAGGTCGTCGAGGGGGCAAACGATAGGGATAAACCACTGGATCCTGTTGTTAAGACGGAATCTGATATAATAAAGGAAGAGCCACAAACGACAGGCCTCTCTGAGGCGGCGCCTGCATCAACTGCACTATTCAAAAAACGCAAAGCTCCCAGCGGTGCTGGACGAGGCCGTCGCGAGATTTGA
- a CDS encoding TRP-like ion channel pkd2 yields the protein MSSPLAWPRVFAFLIFILTLIPYAYSQEESIFTSSVTYCNPPETLLIQRFELAYFPGNRSVSFNVSAASVQANVNVSANVFLNVYGMKPVNITLDLCGLLGGALCPLPMYNFTGADSITLPSSLEVLQKIPGIAYKIPDLEGFAQLTLTEPKTGNVRACVQATLSNGRSAHQPAVEWTTGGVTLAALSVALWQTIVSPQSIIPFRLLELMYLFQTISSSAFLSLNYPSVYRAYALNFAWAMGLLTSGPNSGFQNSINNMRRLTGGNLADEIEGSAVGFVNRKLSPYNQPLSSREIINAYSNLSSNFTVDLSSLSSSEHRSNAFETIVNGVVQTVTSATSNVLQAGIPIYVNTKHIATANAFMTVFLVSLIMFVIAFGVFAIGYGIRFLLERKQVNSRVASIFMNFDYISFAVSWFLRLGLVAVFPLFIFIFYQWTLKDSWLSIFLSVLTLIAISALILYPSFLTLRLARQESPVALYTPGTQSLSRNGPLFAQYRSPRYYFFVPLLIAFVLRAIFISFAKSSAEAQIALLLVVEFGLVCAHFALKPAKTRGGDVFNTYLSITRFVCTGLMIAFLEKLQVKAIPRVVIGIVVALAWSVAVLIVIGNITWHTVLAFAQLLGLKKRTQPSILDSPVNSEGSMLEKGIRGTQSGSTRSNLNEKNLRVAATSNGVGGDNDSGVSLPYVVADGEDIEEIARGRPMNPTPENNGAFEPYLLTSFPISPTTTVTTMEPPSLYSRDSGTITVGSLLPRRWSFHMSQPGSPAGSSFGHGYPSTQMSPSPIPPSSPSESSHGGAVSRNTSVRAQQQSHQQRHSDIEEEEEGLPTSPTVKPT from the exons ATGTCTTCTCCCCTCGCCTGGCCGCGAGTCTTTGCCTTCCTTATCTTTATTTTAACGTTGATACCCTATGCTTATTCTCAAGAGGAGTCCATAT TCACATCGTCTGTAACATACTGCAATCCACCGGAAACACTCCTCATTCAACGATTCGAGCTCGCGTATTTCCCCGGTAATCGGTCGGTTTCCTTCAACGTATCTGCTGCAAGTGTG CAAGCTAATGTCAACGTATCTGCCAATGTTTTCCTCAATGTTTACGGCATGAAGCCTGTCAATATTACCCTCGACCTCTGTGGCCTTTTGGGAGGAGCACTGTGTCCTCTCCCGATGTACAATTTCACAGGAGCGGACTCAATCACGCTACCATCATCACTGGAAGTGTTGCAAAAAATTCCAGGCATAGCCTACAAGATTCCAGACCTCGAGGGATTCGCACAATTGACTCTGACGGAACCCAAGACTGGAAACGTCAGAGCCTGCGTACAAGCAACTCTCTCCAATGGACGCTCCGCTCATCAACCAGCTGTGGAGTGGACGACAGGTGGCGTCACTCTTGCTGCACTCTCTGTGGCTCTGTGGCAAACCATTGTATCCCCACAATCCATCATCCCATTCCGTCTTCTTGAGCTCATGTATCTCTTCCAAACTATTTCGTCCAGTGCATTCCTTAGCCTGAATTACCCATCAGTATATCGCGCGTATGCACTCAACTTTGCGTGGGCGATGGGGCTTCTCACCTCTGGCCCCAACTCTGGCTTCCAGAACTCTATCAATAATATGCGTCGCCTCACTGGAGGTAATCTCGCTGACGAAATCGAGGGGTCAGCCGTTGGCTTTGTCAATCGGAAACTGAGCCCATACAACCAACCCCTGTCAAGTCGGGAAATCATCAACGCGTACAGTAATTTGTCTTCCAACTTCACAGTTGATCTGTCTTCACTTTCATCTTCGGAGCATCGCTCCAACGCCTTCGAAACTATCGTGAATGGCGTCGTGCAGACCGTCACTTCTGCTACTTCCAACGTTCTTCAAGCTGGAATTCCCATATATGTCAACACCAAACATATTGCGACGGCTAACGCGTTTATGACCGTGTTTCTCGTCTCCTTAATCATGTTTGTCATCGCGTTTGGTGTTTTCGCCATCGGATATGGCATAAGATTCCTGCTAGAACGAAAGCAAGTGAACTCACGCGTCGCCAGCATATTCATGAACTTCGATTATATCTCATTCGCTGTTTCTTGGTTCCTGCGCTTG GGACTTGTGGCTGTCTTCCCACTCtttattttcatcttctACCAATGGACGCTCAAGGACTCATGGTTATCAATCTTTCTTTCAGTGCTGACACTGATCGCCATCTCCGCCCTTATCTTATATCCCTCGTTCCTGACACTGCGCCTCGCGCGCCAGGAATCTCCTGTCGCACTGTACACGCCGGGTACACAATCCCTTTCACGCAATGGTCCATTGTTCGCGCAGTACCGATCACCCCGGTACTATTTCTTTGTCCCATTGTTGATCGCATTCGTCCTCCGAGCTATATTTATCTCGTTCGCTAAATCTTCAGCCGAGGCGCAAATCGCGCTCCTGCTCGTCGTCGAGTTCGGCCTGGTCTGCGCGCACTTTGCACTGAAGCCAGCCAAAACGAGGGGCGGAGATGTGTTCAACACCTATCTTTCTATAACACGGTTTGTTTGCACCGGGTTGATGATTGCATTCCTCGAGAAGCTACAGGTTAAGGCCATCCCGCGCGTCGTCATTGGCATTGTCGTCGCTTTAGCGTGGTCCGTGGCGGTGCTCATCGTCATTGGTAACATCACGTGGCACACGGTTCTGGCGTTTGCCCAACTCCTAGGGCTCAAGAAGCGCACACAACCGTCAATACTTGACTCTCCTGTCAATTCTGAAGGGTCGATGCTCGAGAAAGGTATTCGCGGGACACAAAGTGGCAGCACGCGGAGCAATCTCAATGAGAAGAACCTGCGTGTCGCCGCAACCTCGAATGGTGTAGGGGGCGATAACGACTCTGGTGTGAGCCTGCCGTACGTTGTGGCCGATGGTGAGGACATCGAAGAGATCGCTCGCGGGCGGCCTATGAATCCAACACCTGAAAATAACGGCGCGTTTGAGCCGTACCTCCTCACTTCTTTCCCAATATCCCCAACGACGACGGTAACGACGATGGAGCCCCCCAGTTTGTATTCTCGCGACTCTGGGACGATCACTGTTGGAAGCTTGTTGCCGCGGCGTTGGAGTTTCCATATGAGCCAACCTGGATCGCCAGCTGGATCTAGTTTTGGGCACGGGTATCCATCGACGCAGATGAGCCCATCTCCTATACCACCCTCATCTCCTTCTGAAAGTAGCCACGGTGGGGCCGTGTCTAGAAATACCTCTGTGAGAGCTCAGCAGCAATCTCATCAGCAACGACACTCGGAcatagaggaggaggaagagggtcTGCCGACATCGCCAACAGTCAAACCCACATAG